Proteins from a single region of Ischnura elegans chromosome 2, ioIscEleg1.1, whole genome shotgun sequence:
- the LOC124153278 gene encoding neuropeptide F receptor — MDTLDLAEYSMIAGLAMDDSEEGGGLADGAEATMAEHGRPAHSISGPQPPMPPPSLPPSLRHTFGHANISELLLRNLSWILNASRGIDPSLLSKYANNRNVDGPAFVALIIAYAVLICVGAAGNSLVVAAVVRKPAMRTARNMFIVNLAVSDLLLCLVTMPLTLMEILTKYWPLGKHDLLCKTVATLQATSIFVSTISITAIALDRHRVIVYPTRESLQRVGAVAILGGIWVVAALLATPLFIWKKLRHHEINLEAFGLSDIAYCLEEWPVLHGRAYYSLFSLLFQYLLPIITVSVAYSRICKKLRYRYNHSPGTVGSVCIGSGAAAKGTGANAALAKGSQRRKKEEERRRRRTNSLLVSIALIFCVSWLPLNIFNLVVDVWNPFGEDRQTMMVAYAVCHMAGMSSACSNPLLYGWLNDNFRKEFKEILSCLCPCNLERLCPTEEIRLRMHTLQSSMRGRRGRGGGGEEAE; from the exons ATGGACACTTTGGACTTGGCCGAGTACAGCATGATCGCTGGCCTGGCGATGGACGATAGCGAGGAGGGTGGCGGATTGGCGGATGGCGCCGAAGCGACAATGGCAGAGCACGGTCGGCCGGCGCACTCTATTTCGGGCCCACAGCCACCGATGCCGCCACCGTCGCTCCCGCCATCGCTCCGCCACACTTTCGGACACGCCAACATCTCTGAGCTGCTGCTGCGCAACCTCTCGTGGATCCTCAACGCGTCCAGGGGCATCGACCCCTCGCTTCTATCCAA GTACGCCAACAACCGCAACGTGGATGGCCCGGCTTTCGTCGCCCTCATCATCGCATACGCCGTGCTCATCTGCGTGGGAGCCGCCGGGAACAGCCTCGTGGTGGCGGCAGTGGTGAGGAAGCCCGCGATGCGAACCGCGCGGAACATGTTCATCGTGAACCTGGCCGTTTCCGACCTCCTCCTCTGCCTCGTCACCATGCCACTCACACTCATGGAGATACTCACCAAGTACTGGCCGCTGGGGAAGCACGACCTGCTCTGCAAGACGGTGGCCACGCTGCAGGCCACCAGCATCTTCGTGTCCACCATCAGCATCACGGCCATCGCCCTAGACCGGCACCGCGTCATCGTCTATCCGACTCGCGAATCCCTGCAGCGCGTGGGGGCGGTGGCCATTCTGGGAGGCATTTGGGTCGTCGCGGCCCTCCTGGCCACGCCCCTTTTCATCTGGAAGAAGCTGCGGCACCACGAGATCAACCTGGAGGCCTTCGGACTGTCCGACATCGCTTATTGCCTCGAGGAGTGGCCCGTCCTCCACGGCAGGGCCTACTACTCCCTCTTCTCCCTCCTCTTCCAATACCTCCTGCCCATAATCACCGTGTCCGTCGCGTACTCGCGCATCTGCAAGAAGCTGCGATACCGCTACAACCACTCCCCGGGCACCGTGGGCTCCGTGTGCATCGGGTCAGGGGCGGCGGCCAAGGGGACAGGGGCGAACGCGGCCCTGGCCAAGGGTTCGCAGCGGCGGAAGAAAGAGGAGGAGCGCAGGAGGCGGAGGACCAACTCGCTGCTCGTCTCCATAGCTCTCATCTTCTGCGTCTCCTGGCTGCCGCTCAACATCTTCAACCTCGTGGTGGACGTGTGGAACCCTTTCGGCGAGGACCGCCAGACCATGATGGTGGCGTACGCCGTCTGCCACATGGCGGGAATGTCTTCCGCCTGCTCCAACCCGCTGCTCTACGGCTGGCTCAACGACAACTTCCGCAAGGAGTTCAAGGAGATCCTGTCGTGTCTGTGTCCTTGCAACCTGGAGCGGCTCTGCCCCACCGAGGAGATCCGCCTCCGGATGCACACCCTCCAGAGCAGTATgagggggcggcgggggcgaGGAGGGGGCGGGGAGGAGGCGGAG